Proteins from one Cytophagia bacterium CHB2 genomic window:
- a CDS encoding type 1 glutamine amidotransferase domain-containing protein: MSADDDALFLAGGQSPMYTFSDDTRLHKFVADFYEAGKVVAVVCHGTCVLLKVKLSGGKLLVDGKTWTGFANAEEQFADAFVGKRIQPFWIEDEAKKLPNTNFIVTGRFKPFAIRDGRLITCQQQYSGTAAAKLVIEALGV, from the coding sequence ATATCTGCGGACGATGATGCGCTCTTTCTCGCCGGCGGGCAATCGCCGATGTACACGTTCAGCGATGATACCAGGCTGCACAAATTCGTTGCCGACTTTTATGAAGCGGGCAAGGTTGTGGCGGTCGTTTGTCACGGCACATGCGTGTTGTTGAAAGTCAAACTTTCCGGCGGCAAATTACTCGTTGACGGCAAAACCTGGACGGGCTTCGCGAACGCTGAAGAACAATTTGCCGATGCCTTCGTCGGCAAACGCATTCAACCGTTTTGGATTGAAGACGAAGCGAAAAAATTGCCGAATACAAATTTCATAGTGACCGGCCGGTTCAAGCCGTTTGCGATTCGTGACGGGCGCTTGATCACCTGCCAGCAACAGTACTCGGGAACGGCGGCGGCAAAATTGGTGATTGAAGCGTTGGGAGTTTAG